The DNA region AGGAGCTGGTCCTGGTGTACGCCGCGCCGACGGACGCGGCCTGCGCGGTCCCGGAGAGCGCGAACGCCGCGCCCCCGATGACAGCCGCGGCCACGACCGCCCCGATCGCCTTGGTCCTGACGCTCGCCTTGCGCCGGTGTGCGCTGGTGCCCATCGCGTGCCTGCCTCTGTCTGCCGGGGGTGGTGTGTGGGGGGGGTGTGGGGGGTGGTGGGGTGCGGCAGCACGCTAGCGACTCGGAAACGGACAAATGCCCGATGACGGGGCGGGGTTGGGATTCTTAGGGTCCGCTTAAGGAGGACATCGGGACGGGAAAAGGTTGCGCCGTGAAGACCCCCCGAAACCGGACCCGACCCGACCCGCGGACCCCCTCAGCCCTGCTGGCTCCGGCCGCGGCGGCCCGTGCCCGCGCCCGCTCGGCGGCCCCGGCGCCGGGTCGGGGCGGGGGCGCGGCGGGCGTCGAGGGCGATCCAGATGCGGATCTCGGTGCCGCCGAGGACGGAGCGGCCGATGCGGACGTCGCCGCCGGTGGCCTCGGCCATGCGGCGGGCGATGTCGAGGCCGAGGCCGGTGGAGCCGTCTCGGCCGCTGCCCGCGCCGCGGGCGAGCGCGGCGGCGGGGTCGGGGATGCCGGGGCCGGCGTCGGAGACCAGGACGATGACGGCGTCGTCGCCGTTGTGGAGGTCCACGGAGAAGGCGGTGCCCTCCGGGGTGTGCCGGAAGACGTTGCCGAGGAGGGCGTCGAGCGCGGCGACGAGTTCGGGGCGCGCGACCGGGATGCGGACCGGACGGTCGACGCCCGCGACCCGTACCTTCCGGCCCTCGTCCTCCGCGAGCGCCGACCAGAAGTCCATCCGCTCGCGCACCACTTCGGCCGCGTCGCAGCCGGCGACCGGGCCGGTCGGCTGGGTCTGCGGCTTGGCCTCCCGGGCCGTACGGATGATCGTGTCGACCTCGCGCTCCAGCTGCTCGACCGCGGCCCGGGTCTGCTCGGCGGCCGGACCGGAGCCCAGCGAGGCCGCGTTGAGGCGGAGCACGGTGAGCGGGGTGCGCAGCCGGTGGGAGAGGTCGGCGGCGAGTTCGCGCTCGTTGGCGAGGAGCTGGACGACCTGGTCGGCCATCGAGTTGAAGGCGACGGCCGCGGACTTGAGCTCCGGCGGCCCCTCCTCCCGTACCCGCGCGCCCAGCCGCCCCTCGCCGAGTTCGTGCGCGGCGCGGGCGAGCCGCTGCGCGGGCTGCACCATGCGCAGGCCGAGCCGGTCGGCGACCGCGACCGATCCGACGATCAGGGCCGCGCCGACCGCCGCGAGCACCAGCCACGCCGTCGCGACGCCGTTGCTGACCTCGCCCTCGGGCACGAAGAGTTCGACGACGGCGACCTGCCCCGAGCTGACCGCGGTGGGCTGGAGCAGCACGAATCCGCCCGGCACCTCCGCGATCGTCGCCCGCCCGAGCCGCCGCGTGGTGCCCAGGTCCTCGCCGCTGGCCCGCCGGGACCCGATCGCCCGCCCCTTGCCGGGCAGATGGACGGCGAGCCGCCCCTCCGCGCCGTCGTCGGTGGTGGCGACGGCCCGTTCCAGCTGCTCGCGGTCGGTGGTGATGGCGAGCACCGGCGCCAGGCCGGAGGCCCGCCGCTCGGCGTTGGAGAAGGCCCGGTCGCGGGCCATCTCCTTGACGACGAGCCCGAGCGGTACGGCGAAGGCGACCACGACCATCACGGTGACGGCGAGCGACACCTTGACCAGCGCCCACCTCACGGCCGGGCCTCGGCGGCCCCGGCCGGCGGCTCCAGCTTCACGCCCACCCCGCGCAGGGTGTGCAGATAGCGGGGCCGGGCCGCCGTCTCGCCCAGTTTCCGCCGCAGCCAGGACAGATGGACGTCGATGGTCTGGTCGTCCCCGTACGCCTGCTGCCACACCTCGGCGAGCAGTTCCTTGCGCGAGACGACCACCCCGGGCCGCCCGGCGAGGAAGGCGAGCAGGTCGAACTCGCGGCGGGTCAGGTCGAGCGCCGCCCCGTCGAGGGCCGCCTGCCGCCGCAGCGGGTCGATGGCGAGCCCGCCGACCCGCAGCTCCCGGGACGGCGGCGCCTCGCCGGCCGAGGAACGGGCCCGGCGCAGGACCGCGGCCATCCGCGCGGACAGGTGCTCCACGGAGAACGGCTTGGTCAGATAGTCATCGGCCCCGTCGTTGAGCAGCCGTACGATCTCGGCCTCGTCGTCGCGGGCGGTCGCGATGATCACCGGCACGTCCGTGATCCCGCGCAGCATCTTCAGCGCCTCGGCCCCGTCGAGATCGGGCAGCCCGAGGTCGAGGATGACCACGTCGAAGCGGAAATGGGCGACCTCGCGCAACGCCTCCAGGGCCGTCCCGACGCTCCGCACGGTGTGGGAGGCCTCGGTGAGATGCCGGATGAGGGCGGAACGGACGAACTGGTCGTCCTCGACCACGAGCACACTTGCCATGGCCCGCACCGTACGCCATTCGGGGGACAGCGGGACGGACAGCAGTACGGCTGACGGATGGCAGGATGACCCGGTGCGAAGAGGTCTGGTTCACGCCCTGGCGTGGTCGCTCGCCACGGGCGCGGCGGTCACCCTCTCCTGGTGGGGGGTGCACACGGTGCTGGCCGGCACGGTCTACGACCCGCCGCGCGCGCTGCCCATCCCGTCCGGCGCCACGGGCTCGGACGGCGCCTCGATCGGCGCGCCCACCTCGGCCGCGACCCCGTCGGCGCCCACGCCCACCCCCTCCGCCGGCCCGGGCACCGGCAGCCCGTCGCAGCCGCCGACCACTCCCCCGGCCGCGCCCCGGCAGCCCGCCTCCGCGAAGCCGCCGGCGGACACGAGCGGCAACGTGAAGAGTTACGGCACGGACGGCGGCCGGGCCGTCTTCGACCTGGGCCCGTCCTCGGCGGAACTGGTGAACGCGACGCCCGAGTCGGGCTGGCAGATGCAGGTGTGGAAGCAGCCCACCTGGATCCGGGTGACCTTCACCAAGGACGGGCGCGAGATCTCCGTCTTCTGCCT from Streptomyces fradiae includes:
- a CDS encoding ATP-binding protein, which codes for MRWALVKVSLAVTVMVVVAFAVPLGLVVKEMARDRAFSNAERRASGLAPVLAITTDREQLERAVATTDDGAEGRLAVHLPGKGRAIGSRRASGEDLGTTRRLGRATIAEVPGGFVLLQPTAVSSGQVAVVELFVPEGEVSNGVATAWLVLAAVGAALIVGSVAVADRLGLRMVQPAQRLARAAHELGEGRLGARVREEGPPELKSAAVAFNSMADQVVQLLANERELAADLSHRLRTPLTVLRLNAASLGSGPAAEQTRAAVEQLEREVDTIIRTAREAKPQTQPTGPVAGCDAAEVVRERMDFWSALAEDEGRKVRVAGVDRPVRIPVARPELVAALDALLGNVFRHTPEGTAFSVDLHNGDDAVIVLVSDAGPGIPDPAAALARGAGSGRDGSTGLGLDIARRMAEATGGDVRIGRSVLGGTEIRIWIALDARRAPAPTRRRGRRAGAGTGRRGRSQQG
- a CDS encoding response regulator transcription factor, with product MASVLVVEDDQFVRSALIRHLTEASHTVRSVGTALEALREVAHFRFDVVILDLGLPDLDGAEALKMLRGITDVPVIIATARDDEAEIVRLLNDGADDYLTKPFSVEHLSARMAAVLRRARSSAGEAPPSRELRVGGLAIDPLRRQAALDGAALDLTRREFDLLAFLAGRPGVVVSRKELLAEVWQQAYGDDQTIDVHLSWLRRKLGETAARPRYLHTLRGVGVKLEPPAGAAEARP